The proteins below are encoded in one region of Anguilla anguilla isolate fAngAng1 chromosome 3, fAngAng1.pri, whole genome shotgun sequence:
- the sqstm1 gene encoding sequestosome-1: protein MSMTVKAYLLGREDVQREIRRFTVDQDVATSFEYLNRKVADVFQSLRNATFQMYYKDEDGDMIAFSSDEELIMGLSSVKEDTLRVFIKEKRENKRDVPPQGFQGPAPFPFPFPPTPGAPHMPPPPHHPHPHPMVHPSVTCDGCEGPVAGTRFKCTVCPDYDLCSTCQAKGLHKEHALMPIWHPLNNMFEHWFPRGKWMRKMRHGMGHCMWAGAQNQARAEPGPSGTSPASEPTPPAPENGQAPPDGAASAQANVEYLKNIGEGVAAMLSPLGIDVDIDVEHEGKRTKVTPTPTPPGSGGPPSTQSDGRQEEETTDKQSSLKSNASGTKGPKDLGSDEEWTHLSPKEVDPSTGELQSMRMEEGEEDPGAPSTSEQGPTGLREAALYPHLPQDADPRLVESLSQMLSMGFMDDGGWLTRLLHAKNYDIGSALDTIQYSKQPGPPK from the exons ATGTCGATGACAGTGAAAGCATATCTGCTCGGCAGGGAGGACGTCCAAAGGGAGATCCGCCGTTTCACCGTAGACCAAGATGTGGCGACCAGTTTTGAGTACCTGAATCGAAAAGTGGCCGACGTCTTCCAAAGCCTTCGGAATGCAACCTTCCAGATGTACTACAAAG ATGAGGATGGGGACATGATCGCCTTCTCATCAGATGAGGAGCTAATCATGGGACTCTCTTCCGTGAAGGAGGACACCTTGCGCGTCTTCATCAAAG AGAAGAGGGAGAACAAGCGGGACGTCCCCCCGCAGGGCttccagggccccgcccccttcccgtTCCCCTTCCCTCCGACCCCGGGAGCCCCCCACATGCCTCCCCCGCcgcaccacccccacccccaccccatggtGCACCCCAGTGTGACGTGTGACGGCTGTGAGGGCCCGGTGGCGGGCACGCGCTTCAAGTGCACCGTGTGCCCGGACTACGACCTGTGCTCCACCTGCCAGGCCAAGGGCCTCCACAAGGAGCACGCCCTCATGCCCATCTGGCACCCGCTCAACAACATGTTCGAG CATTGGTTCCCTCGGGGCAAGTGGATGCGCAAGATGAGACACGGCATGGGCCACTGCATGTGGGCCGGGGCCCAGAACCAGGCCCGGGCTGAGCCCGGCCCGTCCGGAACAAGCCCTGCCTCCGAGCCCACCCCGCCTGCCCCTGAGAACGGGCAGGCCCCACCCG ACGGAGCGGCCTCTGCCCAGGCCAACGTGGAGTACCTGAAGAACATCGGAGAGGGCGTGGCGGCCATGCTGAGTCCCCTGG GCATCGACGTGGACATTGACGTCGAGCACGAAGGGAAACGGACCAAAGTCACCCCGACCCCGACCCCGCCCGGTTCCGGAGGACCCCCCAGCACCCAGTCTGACGGcaggcaggaagaggaaaccacagacaaacagagcaGTCTGAAAAGCAATGCGAGCGGGACAAAG GGGCCGAAGGACCTGGGCAGCGATGAGGAGTGGACGCACCTCAGTCCGAAGGAGGTGGACCCCTCCACGGGGGAGCTGCAGTCCATGAGGATGGAGGAGGGCGAGGAAGATCCAGGGGCCCCCAGCACGTCCGAGCAGGGTCCCACGGGCCTTCGAGAGGCTGCGCTGTACCCCCACCTGCCACAAG ATGCGGACCCGCGGCTGGTGGAGTCCCTGTCGCAGATGCTCTCCATGGGCTTCATGGACGACGGCGGCTGGCTCACCCGCCTGCTCCACGCCAAGAACTACGACATCGGGTCGGCGCTGGACACCATCCAGTACTCCAAACAGCCCGGGCCTCCGAAGTAA